Proteins co-encoded in one Candidatus Babeliales bacterium genomic window:
- a CDS encoding ParD-like family protein, whose amino-acid sequence MATAVKLSESIVSEAKTISKALNRSLAGQIEHWAKIGKIAEENPDLTYEFIKNILIAQQEAKSENLEPYLFDKK is encoded by the coding sequence ATGGCAACAGCAGTAAAATTGTCAGAAAGTATTGTTTCCGAAGCCAAAACAATTTCAAAGGCTCTGAATCGTTCGCTTGCTGGTCAGATTGAGCACTGGGCAAAGATTGGCAAGATTGCCGAAGAGAATCCTGACTTAACTTACGAGTTTATTAAAAATATTCTCATAGCTCAGCAAGAGGCAAAATCAGAAAATTTAGAGCCATATCTTTTTGACAAAAAATAA
- a CDS encoding type II toxin-antitoxin system RelE/ParE family toxin: MISVVQTPTFSRQIKKLHKNQKKDLDQAVSIILANPLIGEMKKGDLDGIQVYKFRMT; this comes from the coding sequence ATGATTAGTGTTGTACAAACGCCAACGTTTTCTAGGCAAATAAAAAAATTACACAAGAATCAAAAAAAAGATTTGGATCAAGCCGTAAGCATCATTTTAGCAAACCCATTGATTGGTGAAATGAAAAAGGGGGATCTAGATGGCATTCAGGTTTATAAATTTAGAATGAC